From the Wolbachia endosymbiont (group B) of Protocalliphora azurea genome, one window contains:
- a CDS encoding acetyl-CoA carboxylase biotin carboxylase subunit: MIRKKYSKILVANRGEIACRIIKTAHKMGISCVSVYSDADANSVHVKQADESRHIGPSPAYLSYLNIEKICEVAVETGAEAVHPGYGFLAENPDFPRALEKHNIDFIGPSAETIEVTANKITAKEEARKAGVNVVPGYMGKIEDAAHAAIVAEEIGFPVMLKAASGGGGKGMRIVYSKKEIELAFTSATNEAEKSFKDGSIFIEKYIELPRHIEIQIIADKYGNIVCLGERECSVQRNNQKIIEETPSPFISEEVRQKMYAQCVSLAKQVDYFSAGTVEFVVDKNQNFYFLEVNTRLQVEHPVTEFVTGIDIVEEMIRISCGEKLRFGQNDIKLIGSAIESRICAEDPSKRFFPSSGRIKYYDKPDDVRIDDGVASGSEISMFYDSMIAKIITYGKDRIEAISRMQKALSECYIEGVTNNIEFLESIFHHPNFIAAKLHTRFIPDHYPSGFQGDFITEEYIKIFIFAALYVHLENEGKYYSKSTDEAFIVKIDDNEYSVNAKYQDNTLTTVYNHNKYSVVGKWKSSYRLLYITINDDTNIALKIERQGSKYFIRHAGMKAKCCVLKPHVAELSKLMLNNKTEGISVDAVKSPISGLLVKLHVNAGDQVEVGQPLFVVEAMKMENIICAESEMVIKNIPVKEGKNIHAGDLVLDLIS; the protein is encoded by the coding sequence ATGATAAGAAAGAAGTATAGTAAGATTTTAGTAGCGAACAGAGGGGAGATTGCCTGCAGAATAATCAAAACTGCGCACAAGATGGGCATATCTTGTGTGTCTGTGTACTCAGATGCAGATGCAAATTCTGTGCATGTAAAGCAAGCAGATGAGTCAAGGCACATTGGCCCTTCGCCTGCTTATCTTAGTTACTTAAATATCGAAAAAATATGCGAAGTAGCAGTTGAAACAGGTGCCGAGGCGGTTCATCCTGGCTATGGGTTTTTAGCAGAAAATCCAGATTTTCCCCGTGCTCTGGAAAAACATAACATAGATTTCATTGGTCCAAGTGCAGAAACAATAGAAGTTACAGCCAATAAAATAACGGCAAAAGAAGAGGCAAGAAAAGCTGGAGTAAATGTAGTGCCAGGATATATGGGTAAGATCGAAGATGCTGCCCACGCAGCCATCGTTGCTGAAGAGATTGGTTTTCCCGTTATGCTCAAAGCTGCATCAGGTGGTGGTGGCAAAGGAATGCGAATTGTATATTCCAAAAAAGAAATTGAACTAGCATTTACATCAGCAACAAATGAAGCAGAGAAAAGTTTTAAAGATGGCAGTATTTTTATAGAGAAATATATAGAGCTGCCAAGACACATTGAAATACAAATCATAGCAGATAAATACGGCAATATAGTGTGTCTTGGGGAGAGAGAGTGCTCGGTACAGAGGAATAACCAGAAAATAATAGAAGAAACACCAAGCCCATTTATTAGTGAAGAAGTAAGACAAAAAATGTATGCTCAATGTGTTTCTTTGGCAAAGCAAGTTGATTATTTTTCAGCAGGTACTGTCGAGTTTGTTGTAGATAAGAACCAAAACTTCTATTTTCTTGAGGTAAATACGAGATTACAAGTTGAGCATCCAGTAACAGAATTTGTCACTGGAATAGATATAGTGGAAGAGATGATCAGAATTTCTTGCGGAGAAAAATTAAGATTTGGTCAGAATGATATTAAACTTATTGGCTCTGCAATAGAAAGCAGAATTTGCGCTGAAGATCCATCAAAGAGATTTTTTCCTTCCAGCGGAAGAATCAAATATTACGACAAACCAGATGATGTAAGAATAGATGATGGAGTAGCTAGCGGTTCAGAAATCAGCATGTTCTACGACTCAATGATTGCAAAAATTATAACCTATGGAAAAGATAGAATAGAAGCAATCAGCAGAATGCAAAAAGCATTGTCTGAATGTTATATAGAAGGAGTAACAAATAATATAGAATTTCTAGAATCCATTTTCCATCATCCAAACTTTATTGCAGCAAAACTCCACACAAGATTCATTCCAGACCATTATCCTAGTGGGTTTCAAGGCGATTTTATCACAGAGGAATATATTAAAATATTTATTTTTGCTGCACTGTATGTTCACTTAGAAAATGAGGGAAAGTATTACAGTAAGTCAACAGACGAAGCATTCATAGTGAAAATAGATGACAATGAGTACTCCGTAAATGCAAAGTATCAAGATAACACATTAACAACAGTATATAACCACAATAAATACTCCGTGGTGGGTAAATGGAAATCAAGTTACAGATTACTATATATCACAATTAATGATGATACCAATATAGCACTTAAAATAGAAAGACAAGGTAGCAAATACTTTATAAGACACGCAGGTATGAAAGCTAAATGTTGTGTATTGAAACCTCATGTAGCTGAACTAAGCAAATTAATGCTAAACAACAAAACAGAAGGGATTTCAGTAGACGCTGTAAAATCTCCAATATCCGGTTTATTGGTTAAATTACACGTCAATGCTGGAGATCAGGTAGAGGTAGGACAACCTCTCTTTGTTGTGGAGGCAATGAAAATGGAAAATATAATATGTGCTGAATCAGAAATGGTGATAAAAAATATCCCTGTTAAAGAAGGAAAAAATATACATGCTGGTGATTTGGTATTAGATCTGATTTCTTAA
- a CDS encoding ankyrin repeat domain-containing protein, protein MDNLFEIARKGDVDKFVDSCKERVACVAKHRIDENGNPFHIAASKGFLLSALQKIIKDLEESTRVEVEKAKDWEEVKRLEKELKNNKKYIKEALLDKSYIKDNKAVSPLYFLDPSEQKEVKQIADIKCGFICNKKFHICLYIVGAIVCATAMCVSLYLLFSASQSLALASIATIASGGSSYLLFKACNEVYGLYNESTIVTDPDVMQLLDSGLAPV, encoded by the coding sequence ATGGATAATTTATTTGAAATTGCAAGAAAAGGGGATGTGGATAAATTTGTCGATTCTTGCAAGGAAAGAGTTGCTTGTGTAGCTAAGCATAGAATTGATGAAAATGGAAACCCATTTCATATAGCAGCAAGTAAAGGGTTTCTATTATCTGCGTTACAGAAGATCATAAAGGATTTAGAAGAAAGTACCAGGGTTGAGGTTGAAAAAGCAAAAGACTGGGAAGAAGTAAAAAGATTAGAAAAGGAACTTAAGAATAATAAGAAATATATTAAGGAAGCACTCCTCGATAAAAGCTATATTAAGGATAATAAGGCAGTATCACCTCTTTACTTCTTGGATCCTTCAGAGCAGAAGGAAGTTAAGCAAATTGCAGATATAAAATGTGGCTTTATATGTAATAAGAAGTTTCATATATGCTTATATATAGTAGGAGCTATAGTGTGTGCTACCGCTATGTGTGTATCTTTGTATCTTCTATTTTCGGCTTCTCAATCTCTTGCATTGGCTTCAATAGCAACAATAGCTTCTGGAGGATCTTCATATCTGTTATTTAAGGCATGTAATGAAGTATATGGCCTCTATAACGAAAGTACTATAGTGACAGATCCTGATGTTATGCAACTTTTAGATAGTGGTTTAGCCCCAGTGTGA
- the gltX gene encoding glutamate--tRNA ligase codes for MPGIVTRFAPSPTGFLHIGGARTALFNWLYAQRHGGQFLLRIEDTDRKRSTQEAIDAIMDGLKWLGINYDGEIVYQSKRIDRHIEVANLLVEKGRAYHCYCPENEVAEKKIRAREEGKIYKHKCTHSTSNAEPVVRFKVPDSEDIVVDDKIYGQVTIRSDQLDDIVILRSDNTPTYIFAVVVDDHDAGITDIIRGSDHLTNTFKQLLIYQALDFDVPRFAHVPLIHGEDGNKLSKRHGATSVCDYEKMGILPQAMRNYLLRLGWSHGNDEIISDEQAIEWFNLESIGRSPARLDFKKLEHLNNHYISNMSNEDILTLMLRENTLTDKKKGYLLQGLTELKKRANYLTELLDLAKFYIQVDLSEEAQQIVKSNLNVIKLLASFLSSVGSEDWNKNFLSSQIKEFSKLHNIKMSDIYHSLRAPITGIMDAPGIIDIMVILGKDECIKRLQAI; via the coding sequence ATGCCAGGTATAGTCACTAGATTCGCTCCATCACCAACAGGATTTTTACATATTGGAGGAGCTCGCACAGCTTTGTTTAATTGGCTCTATGCGCAGCGTCATGGTGGCCAGTTTTTACTAAGGATTGAGGATACCGACAGAAAACGTTCAACACAAGAAGCAATTGATGCAATAATGGATGGGCTAAAATGGCTTGGAATAAACTATGATGGAGAAATAGTATATCAATCAAAAAGAATAGATAGACATATTGAAGTTGCAAATCTTTTAGTTGAAAAGGGTAGGGCGTATCATTGTTACTGCCCCGAGAATGAAGTTGCGGAGAAGAAAATAAGAGCAAGGGAAGAAGGAAAAATATATAAGCATAAGTGTACTCATTCAACATCAAATGCAGAGCCTGTTGTTCGCTTCAAAGTGCCAGACTCAGAAGATATTGTTGTTGACGATAAAATATACGGCCAAGTTACAATAAGGAGCGACCAGCTTGATGACATAGTAATCTTGCGCTCTGACAATACTCCAACATATATTTTTGCTGTAGTGGTTGATGACCATGATGCTGGAATAACCGATATTATACGTGGCTCTGATCATCTCACTAATACCTTCAAGCAATTACTAATATACCAAGCTCTTGATTTTGATGTCCCACGCTTTGCACACGTACCGCTTATTCATGGAGAAGACGGGAATAAGTTATCTAAAAGGCATGGTGCAACAAGTGTTTGCGATTATGAAAAGATGGGAATATTGCCACAGGCAATGCGTAATTACTTGCTAAGACTTGGCTGGAGTCATGGCAACGATGAGATTATTAGCGATGAGCAAGCAATAGAGTGGTTTAATTTAGAAAGCATCGGTCGCTCACCTGCACGGCTCGATTTCAAAAAACTGGAGCATTTGAATAACCACTATATTAGTAATATGAGCAATGAAGATATTCTGACTCTAATGCTTAGAGAAAATACTCTAACTGACAAAAAAAAGGGCTATTTACTGCAGGGACTGACAGAGCTGAAAAAAAGAGCAAACTATCTGACCGAATTATTGGACTTAGCAAAATTTTATATTCAAGTTGATTTAAGTGAAGAAGCTCAGCAAATTGTCAAATCTAACCTCAATGTAATTAAGTTACTTGCATCATTTCTTTCGAGTGTAGGTAGTGAAGATTGGAATAAGAATTTTTTATCTTCTCAGATTAAGGAATTTTCAAAATTACATAATATAAAAATGAGCGATATATACCACTCATTACGCGCTCCAATAACTGGAATAATGGATGCGCCTGGAATCATCGATATCATGGTAATTCTTGGTAAAGATGAGTGTATAAAAAGATTGCAAGCAATTTAA
- a CDS encoding Hsp20/alpha crystallin family protein codes for MSNIVHLNKNNNRDNFSVRGLQRAVDDIFDSFFTGWNPELSKRGSSLLPVCDLYETKESYCLSLELPGIPKESIDISISGDNLIVKGEKTCDNESKDKQFYHKERYYGSFYRSIQLPTNVEQDKVSANFLDGVLHVTIPKSEKHIKKIDVK; via the coding sequence ATGAGTAATATAGTTCATTTAAATAAAAACAATAATCGTGATAATTTTAGTGTAAGAGGGTTACAAAGAGCCGTTGATGACATATTTGATAGCTTCTTTACAGGATGGAACCCAGAGCTTTCTAAAAGAGGCAGTAGCCTACTACCAGTTTGTGACCTTTATGAAACAAAGGAAAGCTATTGCCTATCATTAGAGTTACCAGGTATTCCTAAAGAAAGCATAGACATTAGTATATCTGGCGATAACTTAATAGTGAAGGGTGAAAAAACATGTGATAATGAATCAAAAGATAAGCAGTTTTACCACAAAGAAAGGTACTATGGTTCTTTCTATAGATCTATTCAACTTCCAACAAATGTAGAGCAAGATAAGGTATCTGCCAACTTTTTAGATGGGGTATTGCATGTAACCATACCTAAATCAGAGAAACACATCAAGAAAATTGATGTAAAGTAA
- a CDS encoding pyridoxine 5'-phosphate synthase, with protein MKLGVNIDHVATLRNARGASYPDPLKAAKIAIDAGADFITVHLREDRRHIRDEDVFNLKQNISTELNLEIAATEEMLKIAKEVKPYSICIVPEKREELTTEGGLNIVNMHSKLSGIIEEMHSFDIKVSLFIDPNINQLKYLEKLERKPDIIEIHTGDYCDNPSEEKLKLITNSAEYINKLGVECHAGHGINYKHAKRIKEIPHISALNIGHSLISEAIFHGLHSVTKKMKMTISK; from the coding sequence GTGAAATTGGGCGTTAATATTGATCACGTTGCAACCCTTCGCAACGCACGTGGAGCTTCTTATCCAGATCCATTAAAAGCAGCAAAAATAGCTATTGATGCTGGAGCAGATTTTATCACCGTACACTTACGAGAAGACAGAAGGCATATCAGAGATGAGGATGTATTCAATCTAAAACAAAACATTAGCACTGAGTTGAACCTTGAAATTGCAGCTACGGAAGAAATGCTCAAAATAGCAAAAGAAGTAAAACCCTATTCGATTTGTATAGTACCAGAAAAAAGAGAAGAATTAACAACCGAAGGTGGCCTGAATATCGTGAATATGCACAGTAAACTTTCTGGTATAATAGAGGAAATGCATAGCTTTGACATAAAAGTCTCACTGTTTATCGATCCAAATATTAATCAACTAAAATATCTTGAGAAGCTAGAAAGAAAGCCTGACATAATAGAAATTCACACAGGGGATTACTGTGATAATCCATCAGAAGAAAAATTAAAACTTATTACTAACTCTGCAGAATACATTAATAAGCTAGGAGTAGAATGCCACGCAGGGCATGGCATAAATTATAAACATGCTAAAAGAATAAAAGAAATACCTCACATCTCAGCTCTTAATATAGGCCATTCTTTAATCAGCGAGGCTATATTTCATGGCTTACATAGTGTAACTAAAAAGATGAAAATGACAATATCTAAGTAG
- a CDS encoding HU family DNA-binding protein, giving the protein MSKEDIVNQLSQECSSQGIDITKASLSKIHDIFMETIKNDLNRKGEIRLHGIGTFSTAISKERQCRNPQNGEIMTVPEKKRVRFKASQALSSTLNIKEKV; this is encoded by the coding sequence ATGAGTAAAGAAGATATAGTAAACCAACTGAGTCAAGAGTGCTCTAGTCAAGGTATAGATATAACAAAAGCTAGTTTGAGTAAGATTCATGATATTTTTATGGAAACAATCAAGAACGATCTAAATCGTAAAGGTGAAATACGTTTGCATGGAATAGGGACATTCTCTACTGCTATAAGTAAGGAAAGACAATGCCGTAATCCTCAAAATGGTGAGATTATGACCGTTCCTGAAAAGAAAAGAGTAAGGTTTAAAGCAAGTCAAGCTCTTTCAAGTACTTTAAATATCAAAGAGAAAGTATAA
- the rpsI gene encoding 30S ribosomal protein S9 — protein sequence MIDSLGRSYATGRRKESVARVWIKPGSGKFSVNKKDDLISYFKRESVCQMIKAPFIVTSMLDRYDVFATVKGGGLSGQAGALAHGISRALSSISQDLHSILRKGGFLTRDSRVVERKKYGQHKARKKCQFSKR from the coding sequence ATGATTGACTCACTTGGTCGTTCATATGCCACAGGTCGAAGGAAAGAATCTGTAGCAAGAGTATGGATAAAGCCAGGAAGTGGAAAATTTAGTGTTAATAAAAAAGATGATTTAATTTCTTATTTTAAAAGAGAATCAGTGTGTCAAATGATTAAAGCGCCATTCATAGTAACTTCTATGTTAGATAGGTATGATGTGTTTGCAACTGTAAAAGGTGGAGGACTATCTGGCCAAGCAGGTGCCTTAGCTCATGGAATAAGCAGAGCTTTAAGTAGTATAAGTCAAGATCTACACTCTATATTACGTAAGGGTGGATTCCTAACTAGAGATTCACGTGTTGTTGAGCGTAAGAAATATGGTCAACATAAAGCTCGGAAAAAATGTCAGTTTTCTAAGAGATAA
- the rplM gene encoding 50S ribosomal protein L13 produces the protein MKTFFLKEKQVDKKWLVIDAEGLVVGRLAAFVAALLRGKHKPEYTPHMDCGDNVIIVNAEKVHFTGKKLKDKIYYRHTGYSGGLKKTTPDNILNGKFPERVIKMAVKRMLDDGPMARRRFENLYVYSGSEHKHQGQQPEKIDFASLNRKNKK, from the coding sequence ATGAAAACTTTTTTCTTAAAAGAGAAACAAGTCGATAAAAAATGGCTTGTTATAGATGCAGAAGGATTAGTAGTAGGAAGGCTTGCAGCGTTTGTAGCAGCGCTATTGCGTGGAAAGCATAAGCCTGAATACACACCTCATATGGATTGTGGAGATAATGTAATTATTGTTAATGCAGAAAAGGTACATTTTACCGGAAAGAAACTTAAAGATAAAATCTACTATAGGCATACAGGTTATTCTGGTGGTTTAAAGAAAACTACTCCAGATAATATTTTAAATGGTAAATTCCCTGAGCGTGTGATAAAAATGGCAGTAAAAAGAATGCTTGATGATGGTCCTATGGCACGTAGACGGTTTGAAAATTTGTATGTTTATTCTGGTTCAGAACATAAGCATCAAGGACAGCAACCTGAAAAAATAGATTTTGCCTCTTTAAATCGTAAAAATAAGAAATAA
- a CDS encoding TolC family protein has protein sequence MLESKMFRLIIILIIAFGTIGCYAIDLEEAISKAIKNSSKIKSQFYQYKSAEKQLKSSGLAGFLPDINLQYNFDSNFNIINDRQNSGKRLTLSQRIIDGGGTFATFSRSSHLLKAAKIRFQQSKQEVALSAVKAYVNVLQKAEILKLREHKERVSLEHLSAMKKRFSLGEVTNAEVLFAKAKFSSSISKRVDAEGELKLANIAYYHLIGEDADNLHETNGKLPSIPELNECLQLAKTNNLSLKAAVYQKRAAGMEVIAETSKWLPSLNLSASKNFGKDNIKLDTLLENVNVVFTLDIPIFKRGVNVFGVSRAKMDAKQSTYDYYEAVKNIEQAVINAWNNVLTAKAIIKASQEAEKAAALALEGVAQEVNLNLKSTIDLLDTEDELFKARSDLIQAKSNYVISVYNLLFMINSINL, from the coding sequence ATGCTAGAAAGCAAAATGTTTCGATTGATTATTATACTTATAATTGCTTTTGGTACTATAGGTTGCTATGCAATCGATTTGGAAGAAGCCATAAGCAAAGCTATCAAAAACAGCTCAAAAATAAAGTCTCAGTTTTACCAATATAAGAGTGCTGAAAAACAGCTGAAATCTTCTGGATTGGCTGGATTTTTACCTGACATTAATTTACAATATAATTTCGATAGTAATTTTAATATTATTAACGATCGACAAAACTCTGGAAAGCGTCTAACATTAAGCCAAAGAATAATAGACGGTGGGGGCACTTTTGCTACATTTAGCCGATCAAGTCATCTTCTTAAAGCAGCAAAAATTAGATTTCAGCAGTCAAAGCAAGAAGTTGCACTCAGCGCTGTGAAAGCATATGTTAATGTTTTACAAAAGGCAGAAATATTAAAACTGAGAGAACATAAAGAACGTGTTTCTTTAGAACATTTGTCAGCTATGAAAAAACGCTTTTCTCTTGGAGAAGTTACTAATGCTGAGGTTTTATTCGCAAAAGCAAAATTTTCATCTTCTATATCCAAAAGAGTTGATGCTGAAGGTGAATTAAAGCTCGCTAATATTGCTTACTATCATTTAATTGGTGAAGATGCTGATAATCTTCACGAGACTAATGGTAAACTACCTTCTATACCAGAATTAAATGAATGTTTACAATTAGCAAAAACTAATAACTTGTCCCTAAAAGCAGCAGTTTATCAAAAAAGAGCAGCCGGAATGGAAGTGATCGCTGAAACTTCCAAGTGGCTTCCTTCTTTGAATCTAAGCGCAAGTAAAAATTTTGGAAAGGACAATATAAAATTGGACACGTTACTAGAAAATGTGAATGTTGTCTTTACTCTTGATATTCCGATCTTTAAAAGAGGAGTTAATGTTTTTGGTGTTAGTAGAGCTAAAATGGATGCAAAACAATCCACTTACGATTATTACGAAGCAGTAAAAAATATAGAACAAGCAGTTATAAATGCTTGGAATAACGTGCTGACAGCAAAAGCTATTATTAAAGCAAGTCAAGAAGCAGAAAAAGCAGCAGCTTTAGCATTGGAAGGAGTTGCGCAAGAAGTAAACTTAAATTTAAAGAGCACAATTGATCTTTTGGATACTGAAGATGAACTATTTAAAGCACGTTCCGATCTAATTCAGGCAAAAAGCAATTATGTAATTAGTGTTTACAACTTGCTTTTTATGATAAATAGTATAAACCTTTAA
- a CDS encoding PopZ family protein, whose translation MSDNQSVKDILEDIKKAISGKNPSGDRAEIIDEDDDVLCLEEEYPEDIEEKENSEEENNCQSEKMNNQFNSYNSEEKNLYDNIQMSNNKVSYQEQSNEHLVLKENMEEIKTLLEKMQSELRHKQQKRADLTVEELVVSLLKPQLSEWLNKYLHALVKEVVEKELKDIINDK comes from the coding sequence ATGAGCGATAATCAATCTGTAAAAGATATACTAGAAGATATAAAAAAAGCTATATCGGGTAAAAATCCAAGTGGTGATAGAGCAGAAATAATAGATGAAGATGATGACGTATTATGCCTTGAAGAGGAGTATCCAGAAGACATCGAAGAAAAAGAAAATAGTGAAGAAGAGAATAATTGCCAAAGTGAGAAAATGAATAACCAATTTAATAGTTACAACTCAGAAGAGAAAAATTTGTATGATAATATCCAAATGAGTAATAACAAAGTGAGCTATCAAGAACAAAGTAACGAGCATTTAGTTTTAAAAGAAAATATGGAGGAAATTAAAACATTGCTTGAAAAGATGCAAAGCGAACTACGGCATAAACAACAAAAAAGAGCGGATCTTACTGTTGAAGAATTAGTTGTATCTCTTTTAAAACCTCAGCTTTCAGAGTGGCTGAATAAGTATCTACATGCATTGGTAAAAGAAGTAGTTGAAAAAGAGCTCAAAGATATAATCAATGATAAGTAG
- a CDS encoding RlmE family RNA methyltransferase: MNDQYVQKTNKDGYRSRSAYKLIEIDDKFKLLQQGQKIIDLGAFPGGWSQVASKKGASVIAVDIKPINAISGVECIQCDIISELEILREKFKDHKFDVILSDMAPESCGLKSLDHIRIMLLCEAALNFAKHFLNHDGKFVVKIFQGESDKDFCNELKKMFKTVRYFKPKSSRSESTEMYLVSLGFIGGNYSV, from the coding sequence TTGAATGATCAGTATGTGCAAAAAACCAATAAGGACGGTTATAGATCGCGCTCGGCATATAAGTTAATAGAAATAGACGATAAATTTAAACTACTCCAACAAGGGCAAAAAATTATTGATCTTGGCGCTTTTCCTGGTGGATGGTCACAAGTTGCATCTAAGAAAGGAGCGAGTGTGATTGCTGTTGACATAAAACCAATAAACGCAATTAGTGGAGTAGAGTGTATACAGTGTGATATTATCAGCGAACTTGAAATTTTAAGAGAAAAATTCAAGGATCACAAATTTGATGTAATTTTATCTGATATGGCACCAGAATCTTGCGGTTTAAAATCGTTAGATCATATCAGAATTATGCTTTTATGCGAAGCAGCGCTCAATTTTGCAAAGCATTTTTTGAATCATGATGGCAAATTTGTAGTAAAAATTTTTCAAGGAGAGTCTGATAAAGATTTCTGCAATGAGCTAAAAAAAATGTTTAAAACAGTAAGATACTTCAAACCAAAGTCAAGTAGATCTGAATCTACAGAAATGTATTTAGTAAGTTTAGGCTTTATTGGTGGCAACTATTCTGTATAG
- a CDS encoding ankyrin repeat domain-containing protein, whose amino-acid sequence MCLALLKKILSTVNRENDLNGNNIVEKIKERIEKRDSSTYEEWRKESFDINYKFSVYDYYDKKGLTLLNVACLYNQKNVVKALLEVKGINVDFQDGSGKTPLYIAVDKGHHKIVRALLEAGANPLVKSRCNKNLAEIFTKKAIGKAVDLGAHIFIIASCIAAIVVTYAYFFGVSLSVGAMAGIAVAAAVLTGLVAGGITYEVYKPCDELKDAIAKEISKLSQNSAVDDSKPDCNPGHAY is encoded by the coding sequence ATGTGTTTAGCATTGTTGAAAAAGATATTAAGTACAGTAAATCGTGAAAATGATTTGAATGGTAATAACATAGTTGAAAAAATAAAAGAGCGAATAGAAAAAAGAGACTCATCTACTTATGAAGAATGGAGGAAAGAAAGTTTTGATATAAATTATAAATTTAGTGTTTATGATTATTATGACAAAAAAGGATTAACATTATTAAATGTAGCATGTCTATATAATCAAAAAAATGTAGTAAAAGCTCTATTAGAAGTAAAAGGTATAAATGTTGATTTTCAAGATGGATCTGGAAAAACTCCTTTGTATATAGCTGTTGATAAAGGTCATCACAAGATAGTAAGAGCTCTATTAGAAGCCGGTGCTAATCCTTTAGTAAAAAGTCGTTGTAACAAAAATTTGGCAGAAATATTTACTAAAAAAGCAATTGGGAAAGCAGTAGACTTGGGTGCTCATATATTTATTATTGCATCTTGTATAGCTGCTATAGTAGTTACTTATGCATATTTTTTTGGTGTGTCATTATCAGTAGGTGCTATGGCTGGGATAGCTGTGGCTGCTGCTGTACTCACAGGACTTGTTGCTGGTGGTATTACGTATGAAGTGTATAAGCCTTGTGATGAGTTAAAGGACGCTATTGCAAAAGAAATATCAAAGCTTAGTCAGAATAGTGCAGTGGACGATAGTAAGCCTGATTGTAATCCTGGACACGCTTACTGA